cagcagcaacaacagttCGCACGCAGCCACCGCCCACACGCCCcgggcagcaacaacaacttaagcggtagcaacaacaacaaaactgGAAAATTGTGTCAAGCAATTTGCGTAAATTATCGCCATGTTGCTGGGCGCGCTCGTTGGATTTTGCCTATTCGGATCCGCTGCCTATTCATGAGGACAATTGCACTTTAATGACCGTTCGAATTAACTTTGCCTCACTTCGATTTGCCATGacacatatttatttgatttgattttgcCCCGATTGCAGTTGGTCCTCGAGTAATTTGCTTTTCATCGAGCAAAGTATCTTGGGGAAGCATCGAAAGCAGTGATGGGTATGGTATAAGTACTTTTGCGCCGAACTCTGATTTCAAATTGATTGCTTTCTAAGCTGCTTATAGAGTAAAAtgccaataaatatttaaatgtattacggttcgatttttaataaaataattaaaatcacTAAATGTTGTTTATGCATATAATAAATGTGtgttaaacaaaacaaaaaacataaaaaagctgatgcatataataataaagtttatttaaatcagAAAGTAATCTGTTTTAAACGTCATATATCTTTGAAGGTATTCCGTTCTTATAGCTTGAAATacagattttaattttgagtaCTAGAACTAAATTCTGGAAATTGTGTTCTTTTATAACTAAGATAAGTAGTAATGGCAAATGATATTGGTAAATTAGGATTCATTAAAATCCAGAAAGAATAAAGTTAATGTGGGTCTTATTAAGCCCCTTGAAAACAGTTTACAATAAAGTATTTCGTCCACGTCCTACTCCTTATTGGAGGGACAGTTGTGGACATTGAAGGGGTAGTCACACACAAATTTCTCGCGATCGAACCACTTGCCCAGCTCACAGAATCCCAAGGAAGGACACTTCCCCACGCAGGTGTAGAATAGCCGACAGTGCTCAGGGTGGGCGATGATCTGTCCGTGGAAGCTGCATACCACATCACTGGCACACTGTCCTGGTCCTGGAGGGGTTTGAGTTCCTGGAGATGTGGGCGGAGTGACGGTAGTGAGAGTCGCACAAGTGCCATCCAATCTGGGACACTGACCGGGCACACAGGCCTTCAAGTCGACGTTAAAGATCAGACCAGGAGGGCACTTTACCTTCTGGTAAGAGCCAGTGCCACAAAGGATGTAACCTGAGCAGTCATCGCAATCCGGAACCAACTCCCCAGCCTGGTGACCCGAGCACACGCAAACAGCATCCGTAGGACTGCAGGGATAGTACTGTCCATAAGTAGGATAGTGTCCCAGGGCGAGCAGTCCTCCAAGGATTACCAGAACTGCAAGGGACGAGTGTGTCCTCAGGAACAGGTTGTATAAACCGTATCGAGGCCGGTGCTTACCCAACTTCATGCTTTCAGCGATATGCTAGAATCCTAACTAATTCTTTGTGGAAAGTGGAAGCCATTTTATAGGCATTTCAATGTTTAATCAATAGCTAGACAAACTGTTGCAATCTATTGACTCTGCAATTGACCCAACTATCCCGGGGGGACACCCCATGGCACTTAGATAGATACAGATAGTGCACAGcccatgtttattttatagccCATCATCGCTAATCACATTAGGCCGAGTAGAAGTCAGCCAAGGAGATGGGAAATCATCATATGTATAGCACGTGTTCGCACATTTACGCTTTTGGGGCAGGGCAAACAGTCagaatatgaataaaaaatcgAGCGCGAAATCAAAGGCAGCCATATATGCAAATTTTGAACTGACCTACTCCCATaagaaaatcaaataaagCCAAGCGAATCGAAACGAAACGAGACGAGGCGAAAAGAAACCAAACgaaactaaaccaaagccgCAACGAGCCGGATAGAGAACGGCAATAATATCAAAATTCCAAAGagctggaaaatatttatgcaaatccCCCAGCGGAGGGCGTCGATCTCGGGACCGGGGCAATCAATCAGATTTCAGATACTGTGATTTCTCGAGCAGCGGGAGGGTGACAGATTCCAATGGCAAATTGCGGGCAATTAGCGGGCACTTGGAGAAAGGCTTTCCGTGAAGTGTAAATGGAAGCCCCCTTCTGCAAGAGAGGGGATACAGCGGCCAAAGGTAAAGGTTCTCCGACTGCCTCCATCCACATGCTCATCTAAGCTGCTGACCCGCCTTCAAACACAAATACTCCAGACCCCCGGCTCACCATTCCCCAGCCCAGATCCCCCGGTTCCGGCCACTCACATATCTCTACGTATACATAATTCACTTAAGCGCGCTCAACGAAGCGAGATGAATGACCTCAATTTGAATAGTTGTCCGTATGGCCAAAGTTGGCCCCCTCTTTCGGACTTTCGGGTGCCATTTAAATCAACAAAAGCCGCCGCCCACTTTTTGACAATCTCTCGCTCTTGCTTCCCAACGTTCTCGTTCTGTTTTCATGTTGATTGCATTCTTGTAAACCCATTCAAATGCTCCACAATTTCGGGGCCAGTCCCCTCCCAGAGAGCTGGCAATCGGGGTTATAATTATGGTGCTGAAAAGGAGTGGCTGCCCCGACGCCTTCTTCCATCTCCATCCATCTCTGCAGCCATCGTTATAACGATATAACCATCATCAGCACCACCGTCATCATCGTCGCTGTCGCAGTCGTTGCCGCTGGcatcgtttttcttttttatctaTTTGACACAATTCCCTGGGCAAAGTTGAGCTCTCCTCGCCTTCGCCCCCTGCCATCCCGGATTTTTGTTTAGTGACACAGTTTATGTGGCGTTCTCTTTTTCCCCacgtttttttgttgtttttagaCTACCTAATTagataaaaaacgaaaaatctTGGGTGGTTGGACGCTCGCGCTGATAGAGGGGCTAGATCGAAGCCAGAAAATAACCGGGTAATGGGTAGAAATTTAGATAAATGGCCCGCGACAAGGCTTCATCAGAAATCTGTAATAACTGGCGCGCTTCACGTCCGGCcataaacatttcaattagCCAGCAGCTTAGCGCAGATTATCGTCAGCGAACTGCCAGCCACCAAAAGTATATGGATACACTGAAAAAATGCAGCTACCTAtgagataaatattttttctttaattttaaattcgaaGTTATGAGGTTTttcaataatataaatcatcatATCAATAAAATGCGATATTTAAGGTTTGCTTAGCATGAAAATTGCACATCAATAACCTGACAAGAAAGAGCTGTAGTTGAGTGCAAAAACTTAACTAAATTTTTTCAGTGTGTAATTGGTGTATTTATATATcattaaaagtattttgaaCCTGGtcgaaaaataatttggacAAACCGCAGTTAAAAAGCGTACTATAGAATCGAGAGTACGACcacgaaaattaaaaaagttgaaaaaagaaaagcgcCAAACTGCAGTaataacaatatatattttttcctctGTGGATTCAGTGGAATTACCACATCGTTAAACGTATTTTGAACCTGCTCGAAAAGGCATTTTCCTGAGCCGCATTATGGGCTGCTGCGTCAGAATCGAAAATTAATTCCAGACTCGCATTAGGCatgcgaaattaaaatttaaggcGGCCAGAATTAAAAGCGTTTAACTGCCGGAAGCAGTGCTAACTGTAAACCGCGAGCGGGCAAACAAGTCGAGGGCAACGCGGCGGATGAGTAATGCCGACGAGTTATCGCCGCGAGACGTGCGACTTCGAGTGGCCTTATCAAATATTTGTACTAAAATGTGCggctaaattaaaaacagggcaaaacaacaaacaaagggCAGACGGGACGGCCGAAAAAAAGAAGCCTGAGAAAacctaaaacaaaaacatcaaaTAGAAGAGGAAAAATAGGTTTTGATGCTCCAATTTGATAAGCGGCGAGCGCATTAGCAATTAGCGAATTAAATGCCAGCCCAGCGAACGCGCGTTTGTGCTATAAATGTTTCAATGAACTAAAAAGCCTTCGGATCCCATCTATCTGGTCGAGGGAGCCTTaatgaaaaaacaaacaattaaattagCCAAGAGGCAAAACGACGGGCCGAAGACAAAAATGCGAATCGACAGGGCAAAACTAGAACGCCGCCACATTTGTGAAATGCCAAAGACAcacgcatccacatccacagaTACTTCACTGCGGACGCGCCACGGATACGGACACggatacagatgcagatacaccCCGTAGATGAGATCAACGCTCCCGACAGATTCGTCGATCGAGCGACGATCGCCGGGTGATCGATCGTTAGGGCAGCTGCTGCCAGCCCGCCGGTCCGAGCCCATCCGATCCAATccgatcccacccgtgattGATTGAATTAATAATACGAATTAACAGCGCCAAGTAGGTAAGATCAATGATCGCGGGCCAAGTGGAACGGCGTCCGGTCGTGGGCGCTCTCCTCCGCAGAAGCCGTCCGAAGCCATCAAAACAGCGAAGATACGGATCACAATAGTGGATCATATCAGCTATGTTCGGTAGTTGCGATCCCTAATCGAGCGAAACGCCCTCCCCAACTCACTGGAATTATTTCTAAGAACATcataatttctaaaaaatgtatttctatGGCAGGTTCttcattataaaaattttaaaataaatttttaaacttgtAAACTAATTGATATGGTACTTTTAGTAATTCAGTCATTacattatttctttataaatgaTAATGATACCTTAATTTGCTTTCTTTTTGAGATCTCAAAATGAGTTTTTCAAGCATCAATTATCACACACTCTTGGttgataattaaataaaatatattctccATTAATcatcattatatatatatttttgaaatactcAGTAAAGACAAACTCCGGGAATTGTTTATTTGGGagtaaaacattattttaattaagtttaatGTTTGATTGATAATCGAAATGTGGTTGATTGATCATCCTCTCTTATACACTTCCTTTACAGTAAGCtcaaaataagaatttaatGGTGATACTGGACCCTGATTATATAATCGCATTATCAATCTGTGGACTTAAGTTTCTCCCCTCGATTTGCTGATCCCTTGTAAGACCCGTCGCCTTTCCCCCAATCAAATCTCTGCATAATCAGATCCCGCCGAGCGGCTTCGATATCAGTATCAGCAGAGCAGCTTCCTGTCGGACAGCCCCTGCTGCCTCAGCATAATAAGATCAACATCAGATCCGTCACCATATTGTCAATGAAAGTCAACAAGAGTCGTTGTCTTCATTATGAGGAGCACTCTCGCACAGATACTCCACACAGGCGGAGAAGCAGACGATCATTGACCGGGACGCAGAGTTGCAGGCGCGTGAGTGACTTCCCCGGTCGGTTCCCCAGGTTCCTCAGGTTCCCGGTGTTCCCTTCTTCCCCAGATCCCCCGATCCTTCCAGGGCACGGTCCATCGGCCACCGATGGGAAATGGGGACCAGTGCGTTGAACTATAAACGTCGTTCTTCCCTCCTCTGGCCGGGCATTTCATTCTTGACTTTTTGCCGTGCGTTGTTTGGCAACGTCATCGTCATCAGCAGGCGATTACGATCGTCATCATTATGAGAGTCTGGCCTGGAGTTCGCCTGCTTGTTTTGCAATATCATAATCAGTAGCCCCACTCCGCTCCTCTTCCTCTTGCTTCTCTGCTCATTTAGCAATTCGGATTCGGTGCAACGAACGCGAATTTcggttttttcttctttttcggGTGTATTTTGGCGAGTTGTTCTCActccgtatctgtatctgcccCTCGAGTTCCTCACTTCTGCAcggtaaataaatttgtatggTTTCTCAGGGGTGTTTTGACGATCATATCGTTTTAAAAACCAGGCTGCTTGTCTTAATCTCAATAAGATtaaaactttatattttttatgattttttgaacTGATATctgataataaattatatttatcttttaaaaatgttttctaaaaatttcCTTTAAATATGGTATTTTTTCAAAGAAAACCCTTTTAATGCTATTGATATTATGTTGTAAGTAGTCCATTTAATTtagtgtttacatttttttctgagTGTCAATCGATCAGCTGTAGTTggttggtgttgctgttgtgctcgctgatgttgctggtgtgctgatgttgctgttgctgctgttgctgctgccgccttGAGGTCGATCCCTTTGTGGGCTTTGCTCTGCTTGCGGATTGCTATCAAAATGCAGCGCTGTCGGTGCTTCACCCTATGCAGTCGCCTTGCCGCCGTCTGTCCGCTCCCCCTCCCCATCACCCCCTGCCACCGCCGCCCCTGTCGCCCGTCCGTAAAGTGTCAATGCACTTGTTCTTGTTTCAACCAGCAGCGCATTGGTGTGTGCGCGTGTGTGCCTTTGTGTTTCTCTGTTTGTGCGACTGCGAGATTGTGTGATTGTGTTTGCCGGCGTGGTGCGTGTGTGCTCGACTGCGTCGTCTTCACGTGCGTCGCCTTCGCCTCCTGCTGTTTGGGCTgaccccctccccctcccctTCCGTTCCCTTTCCCTTACCACCCCCCTCAGCATGAGCCCCTGGCCAAACCCCTCCTCGCCTCGGGGCACCCAGGTTGCTCAATCCTTTTTGCTTTCCGTTTTTCAAGCACTGTTTCGCCAGCAACCTctgcactcaaaaaaataatgctaTTAAACTCGGGCATaagctttttttaattttaaacatttttttctttctgaGAACTAATTTAAAGCGGGTAGTTTTGATTAAAATGCCGACATtattagaaattaaaaaaaaagattcattgaaagtaatttttaaaaacaaattcttgcaattatattaaaaatcaaaagttaaatatcattaaataaaagtagGGCCATTAAGacataaaataatcttaaacTAAAACCGAAGTTTCAAAAACTGTATAAACAAACCATATCGttttcaaacaaatttttaaaaacgttcaaatatttcccaaatggaaattttttttacataattatatttgttaaCATGATTTAAGATCATAACGTATAGAGGTCACAATTCAAGTATGGTTGGAAAAAGATCCCAAAGgaacaaacatttaatttggATTACTTGTTTATTTGGTAACGATTCTAAATTTCTTTCGGTGTGCTCAATCCCTTTCCTTGCAACGTCGCCTGCTCGTCGTCTGCTTCGAGTGCCTGCCCCGGCCGGCGGCCCCTCCCCTGCCTGCCCCTGCTCCCTGGTGCCTTGCTCCACGCCCCGAGCACCCCTTAAACCCCCCGCATGCGACGCCCCTGCAGCTGGGTCGTTGCTTCGCTTGTTCGCTGGCTGCCTTTGCACTTTGGTGCATCCTTGTCTGGCGTTTGAACTTTTTGTGCTGCGTTGTTTGGCGTGCAATCTTTGTTCGGCAGACGTCTGGCTCTCGCTGGTATTGgtgcgtatctgtgtgagtgcgtgtgtgtgcactGGCATTTGACtccatttaaagtttgtttcgctttattttgcaaataaaattaactcCAGCGATTGCCACAGCATGGAAGTGCAAGTGAAAATTGCTGAAGATGGAGTTGCCAAGTGCTAtcgctctctctttctggATGTGTGTCTGTACTCCCCCCTCCTTCCCGCCCCCTGCTGATTGCTTTTTGTGGCACCTACCATGAGGAGATGCCCCCAATGCACGATCCCCAACACCCATAGCATAAGCCATCCAACGTCTGGCGTTTGCTAATGAGCTGAGCTGGCTACGCATAAATATGAAATGGGCACACATTAGCTCAAGGGTTAGGAGTTTCCAAGGGGCAGAGAtacggcggcggaggaggagtacTAAGTACTTAGGAGGATCTGGGAGTGCAGTGGATGGCCGACCCTACTGGTAAGTGCCTTAAATGGACCGCAGCAGGGGGATTTACTATGCAAAGTGCGGCTGGAACTAAGATTTTACTTGCATAAATTATGGGCATTCCTTAAAAAGTTGTTACTGTCAGTCCCCAGATAAGAATAGAAGCTTTTAAGAACTGCATACATATGAGATTTACTaagattatatcatatattatattttattatatcatataattTCTAACAGGTTTAGGTTAAATGTTTGTCAGCTCATATTCACTTGAAACTCGGCATTTTCCCACATAAAAAGAGCCCCAATTTAACACAGCTTAATCAAGGCAATTTGCCAAGTTAATAGCAGCGCCTACTTTAACCCAAATCCCCCCCTCGAAACCATGTTAGGCGTGTTAGACATTTCC
This window of the Drosophila biarmipes strain raj3 chromosome 3L, RU_DBia_V1.1, whole genome shotgun sequence genome carries:
- the LOC108028555 gene encoding chitin-binding domain protein cbd-1, with the protein product MKLGKHRPRYGLYNLFLRTHSSLAVLVILGGLLALGHYPTYGQYYPCSPTDAVCVCSGHQAGELVPDCDDCSGYILCGTGSYQKVKCPPGLIFNVDLKACVPGQCPRLDGTCATLTTVTPPTSPGTQTPPGPGQCASDVVCSFHGQIIAHPEHCRLFYTCVGKCPSLGFCELGKWFDREKFVCDYPFNVHNCPSNKE